A segment of the Mugil cephalus isolate CIBA_MC_2020 chromosome 13, CIBA_Mcephalus_1.1, whole genome shotgun sequence genome:
CCTTGTGTTTCTTGGCTTTTGCCTCGCCTTCTGATTAGTTTAGTGCGTCCGAGTCATGCCAGGAAAATGTACCTCGAGTGCAGCCTTCGATTCTTCTCGCGTGCGTGACGTGCAGATCAGATGTGTGCGAAAGGGGGGAATTTCTTGATTGAGGCGCTcatctggtttgtttttttttgctcgtgACCTGTGAATTGAGATTAATCGTCGTCGTAGCCTCCCTCAGGTGTAGAGTCACACTTATTATATTTGAATCTTTCTAccccgatcaggcataacattatgaccaccttcctaatattgtgtaggtcgtGAGCAGTGTTGGGTGAGTTACttcaacaactacaacaacacttTTGCATTACTTATAAGTTACTTTCActaaaataactggaaatatggattttgcatTCTCTACAGATCTTAATACATTCAGTGTACctcatttccacatccagtagaaggtgatgtTGAATggcataatgactaagctaagctaaatgctaacaacAGCTATATTATGGAGCAGTCAAGGCTCATGGCTCAATACATATTGTGGTAGAGATACTGTAAACGTAGGTGTATTCGTGCTGAAATCAATATTGCTACTGCTGTATATTGTAAGCTAAAGGAAGCTGTCACCACGCTAGATGTTTTCTTCAATTACTTACTATTATTTTGCGGGTTACAGAGATGTTTTGATTTCACACACCGAGTGAacttaactataatgttcttcATATCCTATTCTctgactgaaaactgaaaacaataaGCATACTTCCATCTCATGAATGTAGAGTCCAACATCTCCTCctcaatcagctgttctctaacaggaagttaagtttttttcctcctctgctaatctcAAATTTGTTAGAAAAACACtcaacttaattaatttaattaattcccGGTTCCGGGCattttgtaatgccttacatTAAAGcgttacagcaaaaagtaatgcattacagtaattgcattacttttgtaatgCAGTTACTCCCAACACtggttgtgagtcatcagagaatggacgtgggccttctgagggtgtcctgtggtgtcttgcaGCAGTTTTCAagttgttcccaaactgtttttgtgtgtgtgtctgtgtcgggaGTGTCACTGCAATGGGGGtaggggggtgcctggtctggtctaggtgggtttgGGTTCTTCTATCTTCATCTTAAGCTTCGGAGAAAGTGAATGATCTTTGAAGTATTTCTTTTTGCCGTTGAAGTCCCTTGCAAATAAAAGACACGTGTACTTTGTGTCTTTCCACAATTGAGGGATTAATGCTAAAGTGTCTTATCGCACCTGTGTACTTGTCTAGGTGCCTGTCTGGATCCCCCCCCCCGTACACATTGTAGTGActgctttcttttgtttgttctgcagaGGGACAAGCGTGATGTGCGACGTGAGTGAGGGGCTGTTGCCCTCTAGTGGTTGCACAAGCGTGGTGCCGCATGTTGTGAGGCGTCAGTGAACcccattcatttattatttgcattgcatttgcatgtgtatgtgATGTGCGTACGTCATTCCAGTCAGCATTGGAACACAGTGACAAGCGTTATAATAATCTTTGTCAGttacacagcagaaaaaatCCCCTTTACTATCACTTTTAAAATTGACTGTATTAAAAGAGGATGTCACACCTAATGTTTCAAGGTGCTATTTGCTGAAATGTTCCTATAAATAGCTTATGAGAGCATGCAAAGTTTTAGATATGTCAagtttagttcatttcagtctCTCTTAGTGTCTCCAGCGCTGCCACAGGGCCAagcatatttattcatatgaaTTATTGTGTTACAGTATCACTTTGGCTATGAAACTCTCCAGTCACACTGCACCTTGTTAAGGAAGTGAAAAAACGGAAGAGTCATGTGGCTCACACAACAGGTGAACTGGTGTGAGtacgcgtgtgtgcgtgtgtgtgtgcgtgtgtgcagaaCTATTGAGAATAGAGAACAAAAATCCAACGTGTTGCCTGCATAAAATGTGGGTGGTGTTTACATTAATGTCTTTATGGTCCGTGCCCTGGATGCCTCCAaacttcctccctttttttctttcatttaaaggtTGTCCTGAATAATTGAATGTCTGCGAATGATTGATGAAAAACGACTAAAGCATGTCTACTTGCAGACATGTTGCGCATTCCGACACGACTGTTTCTCACTTCTTCTACTGTTTCAGGAAGTGGGGCAGAGTCACCAAAATCAGGAAACTAAGTGTTGCTATAAATACATCCGAGCAAAAGGGCTATAGCTGGTGAAAGCTAATGTAGTCTTAGTTGACGAGCAGACGAGTTTCGCTTGAGCTTGAGACGCCAAAAGGAAATATTTGGGCAAAAAGATGCTCCTTGTCAGGTGATTTCGTGCTTTTTTTTGAGGATACGCCACCATGGAAGAACTCGTCTCAAGGGCTGAATTGGGTGAATATGACACATCATCCATTACTTTCTTTAAAGTTAGTTTCAGGTGGTACgaatacaccaaaaaaaaaaaaatgtctccgtCTCTTTACGGTTTGTCTTCATTAAACATTGTCTTTTCCTTGTGAGATATGACTTTAATTAGACGTTATTTACCAGAAGTTTCATTGAGAACTATTTTctgagcttaaaaaaaaaaaaaagaggaagcaaGCTTCTTAGCCATTCTGTGTGATTAAAATTATAAACTGGTTAATGAACAATTTCCCACACGTCTGAATTCTAATTACCCGTTTTGTCGCCGCTTTGACAAACAGAACGCAAGTCTTATTGCGCTGTCATTAGTGGGAACTGTGATGAAGGTGAACGCTCGTGTTGAGTTTCTGTCCCAGTTAGCGTGTACGGAGGTGAACTTGACCTGATTAAACGCTGTAATGAGTCAAACAAAATTACTCTGACCGGTGTTGACACAGTGCGATGTTTGCACAACTCCTTGTTGGCTCTGCGCTGAAATGTCAAACAGATTGGACATTCATTCTCCAGCCACAGTCACCTTGACGTTCCAGCAGCTGGACAGCTGCTGTGTTGTGGAGCATGTCCAGAGCAAACATCACCTGCTGTTACACGGACGCCGACACATAATATCCCCACTGTCATGTTCTCGGTGTAATTTTTGAGAACTCATTTGACACAGTGATCCTGGATCAGCGATGATTAAGAGGAACTAATgataaatattttccattttgattAAGCAATTTGGAGACTGTTTGACTGCGTGTGCTGTACACACTAATCACcctgtgatatatatattttgtttttcagaacatTCTGAATCCCTGCCGTCATACGAGGTGTTGATTCTTCACACTGCTGAGGCACAGGAATGGGCCTCGTACTTGGAGCAGATCTTGAAATCCTCTCGAAAGTTCCCCAAACGGTCCATTTTGCTCTACGCCATCAGCTCAGCCGATCAGCTCCACGGATACAACTTCGAGTGCTTCCAACGGTGCAAGTGCATCGTTCTGCTCCTGTCGGGCGTCTTCTTCGACATCCTCTATGACCATGAACTGAATGGGGCGCTTCAGAGCCTCCTTTACCCTCCACACAgagtggtggtgctgctgtgcGGCGTATCGGAAGAGCCCATATTGACTGAGAGCTTCCAAGACTGGCCCATCTGGAGAAAACTCCATGCCGACGATGAGCCCCCGCTTTACGTTTCCACCATTTTGGAATCAATTGCTGAGAGTATGAAAAACTTTTAAGTCACAAATTACTTCTTTATTGTGCCAATTTATAAACCCATACTTGTGGTTTACAATTGTATGAATACTGTAACTTGGGCGGCGAAGccacagcttttcttttcttttcttttcttttcttttcttttctttttttatacacGGAGaccgagagagagaaaataacagCAGTATCTTCACAAGTAGGCAGCGTGTAGTTAATGTGGTAAAGTTTTGAGATCAAACTCTGGTATTATAGAGAGCAAAGTGCACAACTGCATTTCTTCAAGGGATTTGGTTCAGATTTTGAACTAGCGtttgaaaaataatcaaaagcaTCTATGTCCTATTCCACTACAAGTGTTAGAGTTGAATTCCTCAAATTTAAGCGATAAATTAGAAATAACATAAGAAAAATATAAGATAGTAAATTGTGcttaaagaaacagaaactagCAATTACTTAATGACTGAGTTAAGCACCTTTAGTTGTTGTTGAATGACCTGAAGGTTTATTTGTAGTTATTTGTGGAATATTTAGGAGGCACTATCAATAAGtttgccatttatttttcaaaggtAGACAGGTGGAGGCTGAATATGAGAGAGAAGCTGcagccgctgccgctgctgctgctgctgctgctgctgcagaagaacaagaacaagaacaagctTCAGCTTCCATGTTCCACATCATCGAAGACACTTCTCCTGAAGATCCCACCATTGATGAGGCAGAGGAAACGGTGCCAGAGGAGGAGCAAAACGAAACTGTCCTGGAGAATGAAGAGCCTGTGAGCACAGGGAACTCAACACCCGGAGAAATGAGTTCACCCACGGACATCACGTGTCTCACCGTTCAACCGAACAGAGTCCTGTGTGGGGTAAGGTGGAAGTGAAACAGACGCATGAAAggcaacatccacatggatgatGGAGATACACATAGATGGACTTAGCATTaacaaacagtttttatttgaatcaaTGAGATATTTTACCGTAAtacaaattttctttaaaattttgTTCCACTCTGTGTTTCTAAGGAACAGGAGACACTTTATATCATCTTCACACACAAAGTAGACAATCAGACGACACCAGAGGTGGAGTTTTCATCTTGACAACAATGGTCTGTGAAAAGGTGCAGCACGGTGAAATGATTACACTTAAAGTGTTATCGCCACACTCGTGTCATATCTACAGGAAGGGTCATATTGACCGAAATGTTGATGAACGTCTCTTTTGTTTGCAAGAAGTGAAAatctgaagcctttttttttttccatttttatcgGAACAATCTGCTTGTAGATATGCCCGTCGGAATGGTATCACTGACGATGCACACTGACCAGTCATGTGTCAGCTTAAGCCCGGTGACGTATTACACCCACATGGGAGAAGTCAGTCGATGTCTCGAAAACGCAGCCGATCCTGTGAACTTCCTCTGTCAGGTGAGACAGTTGCactgttggctttttttttttttttttttttttttttacaactttaatTGTTCTTTGACGTCACGtgagttattatttatttttcacttccAGGCTTTCAACTTGACATCCAATGCAGCCGAATCATTGGACGACCTGCTAACTGACTCGTTCAAATCCAGGATGGCTGAGAATAATCTTCAGCTGTTCGGCATCAGACAGATAGAGAACGAAAACATGTCGACATGTGAGCGTAGTACTCTGATTTCTCGCTCTGTCGTGTTACCCAAGTAGATGGTGGAAGACATCCCAGTGTTGCGTCATGAGAACAGCGCTAAACCGTCACTTCCATGGCTGCAATGCCTTcatggaagacaaaaacaacagagagcagcttttttttaataattttgttgTATCCGTTTTTGCGCTTTAGATCAGCGGAGTGAGGAGCTTCCCACTTTACTCCACTTTGCAGCCAAGTACGGCCTGAAGAAGCTGACCGACGCCCTCCTTCAGTGCCCGGGGGCTCTGCAGGCCTACAGTGTCATGAACAAGGATGGAGATTACCCAAACACGCTAGCAGAGAAGAGCGGCTACCCAGAACTCAGAGAGTACATCGACGAAGTTGTTCTGAGTCCAGTGAGTATTTGCAAGTAGTATTCAGCTATTTATATTCTCTACTGGCAGACagtaaggattttttttgtgtgtgtgtgtttgaacaaaTCCAGGAGACAGCAAACGTGGTCGAAACTCCCTTAGAGGACACCATCGACGCAGGCGATACTATAGAGATATATGAGGCGATGTCTACCTCTCAAGATATGATCATCAAGTACTCAGATTGCTCCGAGGACATATATGAGTCGATGTTGGAGATCGACCCCGATTGTGCTGAGGACCTATGTAAGATTATATTTACTGGTCCTAATAGTGATGAATATCACAACACAGAGGAggattcattcatatttttatttgttttgtttttttcagatgaGGAGATGAACGCATTAGATGAGAATCGTGAAGAAGTGATGCTTAGGAAATTCTTCCAAGGTACATACATTCGCCCGACTTTTACAGAACAGTGTGTCCTATGCAAGCTGTAACATGCGGCCGCTGTGTCCTTCAGCGAAACCACGCGAAAGTCAAGTACCGCCACCCGCACAATGGAAAAgcgatgaggaggaagaagttgAGCATGAAAACTTTAATGAGattgaggaagaggaggatccgTACAACCTTTGTCCAGAGGACATCTATGATACCGTGGATGAGAATAACACCTACAAGCCGTCGATCCTGAACCGTCCGCCAGCCCCCATCCCCAGACCTGATCACAAAACTGAACCTGAAAGGCCTATGACCTACATCTCTAGAGGTACtgtctgttttttatgtgttttatttaattgattttaaagTATATAACTAAAAACTCTCAACAGTATTTTCAGATAAAGGTGAGCCAGAGAGTAAAAGACTGGGATCGGAGTATCTTGCAGGTAATGctctttattatcattattattaatattattattattataagctAAGTTAAGACACTATAAAGTTTAATaacttcatcatcatttttattttaataaaccaGTCACTTCACTAGCAGTTAAAAAGGTGCTGACTGACGGAGACACTCGAAGTCTCAGATTTATTAAGGTTAAGCTCTGTCATGGTTTTATATATAGTTTACATACGCACACCTTGATTCTATCCATACGCGCGGTGTCTCTTTGTGGTGTCCGTGTTATGACATATATATGGTTTTCACTGTTACCAAGCTGGTCAAATATAAACCCGTAACCATTATAGTGAGCGGTTACAGCTATGTATGTACGGTAGGACATATTTAGGTCGGATGTTAGTGACTGagagaaaatgttcacatgGTCTTCAAGTGTTAATGGGTGTTTTTCACATGTAGGTCAGACACAGTAAAAGCAGCTGATGTGTTCGCAAGATCAAATCCAACACTAGACGTCATGTTGTCTGAGCCACATGTTTATGTATTCAACCTgttacatgataaaaataaaaagtttagaGAACTGAATACCTGGGGCACCCACACGGATTGCTTGCCTGGTTGACAGGATGTCTAGTCCCCTATCTCATCacctcacttcctgtctctttctgttcccATCCACCAAATAAATACCATCCCCCACTCACCGCCCACTCAGACAGTAAAAAGGCCCCGAAAAGGCCCCATTAAAAATAGGATCAAGTGATTTATAAGATGCACAGTCtgacattaatccaacataataacacttgaataaaatagaaataaatgtagtttaaatgatttaattattaaataaatatctgtttaCAAAAATCACCCTGGCCGTGCTTCAGACTACTCTGCTTCCCTGTACGGTACCAGTCGCCtgctaattaaataaaagtgtatttcagttttattcaatTATAATTCGTGTAGTTTTTCACCTTTaaccaaaaaatattttaaccctttaagacctaaacatcctcctgcacatgaaaaaaaaagaagcttgtgGTATTTCAATGACCATAATTCACCGATGGAAAATTGAAAGTGTGGCTGAATACAGGGAAGTTGCGCTTCATGGAAAAAgcagctgccattacggtaacgATGATGCACCGTTGCTGTGGGGACCGACGCGAGTggaatttgttgaatttgttggtaaaaacaagaagttagttatacccttgagaggtcacgaaggtcttccaaacaaaagcgcaacttcccagtgttcagccacactttgaatattcgcagtagcgcaaaccactgtgagctACTGTAACACAAATACCGCGCGCTTTAACGATCCCCCCGGTAAACCTGCCTTTATGTCagcttctttttaatttccaaatAAGTAATGCGAAGTGGAGGTCACAGTTTTCTATagctgaaatcttttttttatatatatatatttagctcGGCCTGCGATGGAAGCACCCACACCAGCTCATGACCCCTACGCCGGGATGAAGACCCCCGGTCAGAGGCAGCTCATATCCCTGCAGGAGAGGGTGAAAGTCGGGGAAATTACCGTGGACGAGGCCGTGCAAGAGTTCAAGGCTTGGCAGTTTGACCACGAGAGTAGGGCACACTCAATCCGCTTTCAGCAGGTAGCTCAAACATACAAATATCTGAAGTTATGATCGATGCCTGAGCAATAAATCTGaactcactttatttatttatttttattaaaggacAATCTGAAGAAATTACGAGACAGCATCACCAGGCGCcacaaagaaagagacaagaCGGGAAAAGAATTAGGTAGAAtgctatttattatttgattaacTTTGAGCGTAAGTTTCTGTCATAGTATGATTACTTTGTGACagcacatagaaaaaaaaaatagcatcctgttttatttatttatttatttattttttaatgtgtgcttATCATCTCTTAGGTTGTGAGATAAGCGCTCCGATGCAGAGGAACTTATACTGGGGCTCCACCATGACGTTAGAATGTGCTGTTTACGAGTCGGCGCCCAGAGTTGCAGCGCTGCCTCCGCCGCCGGTTCAGATGATCCAGAGAGGAGGCTGGAAGACGGGGAGCACCTCCAGCACATCTAGTGAGTCCCAAGctcttgttttcttccttcattGTGTGTATGTCTTTCCGCTCCACACAAACGCCCTCCTTTTGGATCTTTGCCAAGTGAATATGACTGGTTTTGCCATCCTTTCCTCTACTTACTGAGCAAATAATAtgaggttatttatttattgttcaggAGTTGTGTCCTAATGGGTCTGTAACAAATGTGTTGCAGCCTGGCGCGAGTGTGTCTGATTCAAATGATTTCAAGGAAAGGCCAATTTGCTCGATTAATTTTGGCAACAAGTCTTGCTTCAATGGAGCAATAGTTCTTTGATGTACAATATTTCAGTTCATCTGAGCAAATTTAACCTCTGAGTACTGAATATTAACTCAGTTATCAGCAttaaatatttgtatatattatGGCTGAGCAGTGTACTGGTCCACACCAAAtactggtatttatttatttatttatttgttataatCTGAAGATTTAGATCATATTCAGGGAAGCGCTTATAAACATGCATGCGTCAGAATGCGAGAGGacttttgccaaaaaaaaaggtgttgtgtcggttgtttttttgtttttgttttttttaaatgtccccaattttagctttttattgacattaaaaaaagacacagcagttttgaatatgtttaaacatgaattaatatgtcaaaataaatgaaaccgtaattgtaaTTTCcataatttctttatttcatcataaTAACATATCAgtctatttttatatatgtgtgtgtatatatatatatacaagctgtaaatgtccctgtttTCCgcatcagcaggcagcgctaacacggggccatgcaaaccagttttactactaTTTacacatcatcacagtaaagTAGTCCAACCTTAGTCAATGTGCTGCATTGATTCCTCTCTCAAAGaatagaaaatgttgtgaacacatgaaaagaaagataaaaaataccgtgatacgggttaaaaataccgtgatatacatcTTTGGTCGTACCACCCAGCGCTAGTATATATTCCCGTAGTTTATTATACTTGAATTTAAATATCTATTGTTGACTACTCAAACTTCATATTTTTACATGTACTTCTTTAAAAGCTGGATGTTGTTCTCTTATCTCTTTATAACGTTCACTGGTACATGTTGTTCTGCTGCACACCTTTAATTTGTTGAGCACGTAATccatattattatcatattataaTGCATAAGTTGTCTTTTTCCAACATTTATGCTGTtcttgtgatgttttattttgaccgGGGAAAGTTTGTCAATGTCTTCCGAACTAGtgcagttttttgtgtgttttgtaagGGAAGACTTTTCACCAGTTGGTTTAGTTTGCGAGCAAATATAGAAAACTCACAGGGAGATTTCGTGTCTAGCCGTTGACATTTGTGTAGTGTTGAAACAAACACTGTTGCAAGAAAGTGAGGCGCCGCAAACAGAGTGATGGAATCTCCTCGAGCTGATTcaaatcttttctttaaaaCCTTTAGATTAACTTGTTTGACAagataaactaaacaaaaaaataaaaaaacatataataaaagtgtatgaaaataaCACTGCGCTCCCAGAAACACTCGAGTGTTGTCAGAAATTATTAGCAGGCGGCCTCATGATGCTCACATTAGTCCGTGCGTGTTCTCTGCGGGCTTCCTCGTTTAATCTCGCTCTGATCGCTCCGCTGCCTGCAGACATAATGTACAACGCGTCTCTCGTGAGGCTcacaaagatatttttattcccttttgGTGAAGTCTTACAACATAATTCACCACAAGCACTAGGCTCATGCAAACTTACGGTCACATGTGTTCCCTCCACATTAACCTGCTTTTCTTTACGTCAGGTACTGAGAGCAACAGACTGAGCACCCACAGCAACTTTAGCCTCAGCAGCGGGACAGAGCCCGACTTTGAGGTGAGCCTGAATCCCGAGTTGCAATTTTTCAGGAAAGTCTTTCAGAAACACACCTTCCTTAACAGAATGTGGAACATTAATgcttcagcttttcatttcttcatacATTTCAGAATTCCCACGTGTGTAAAGTGTGAAAAGTTGATGTGCATTGCTTAATATTTTAATCGTTTCTCAGTAACCACAAGTCAAGATGTAAtctggaagttttttttatattgcagCTCCTGAAAGCGAGGCTCAATTGAGTTATGAATCTGCAGTCAAGTAACTGAAGTTATTCAACAAACATGCTGGAGTACAAATATTTGCCTACAGAACCACTCAAGTGAAGTGAAAGCAACTAAAGATTAGCACTTGAGTGAAGTTACACTCCACCATCGCTTAAGTCTGCAACAGGCAGTCATGTTAATTGATAATatgactatttatttattaatttattatgcATTTGGTCTTTAAGA
Coding sequences within it:
- the pik3ap1 gene encoding LOW QUALITY PROTEIN: phosphoinositide 3-kinase adapter protein 1 (The sequence of the model RefSeq protein was modified relative to this genomic sequence to represent the inferred CDS: substituted 2 bases at 2 genomic stop codons) — protein: MEELVSRAELEHSESLPSYEVLILHTAEAQEWASYLEQILKSSRKFPKRSILLYAISSADQLHGYNFECFQRCKCIVLLLSGVFFDILYDHELNGALQSLLYPPHRVVVLLCGVSEEPILTESFQDWPIWRKLHADDEPPLYVSTILESIAESRQVEAEYEREAAAAAAAAAAAAAAEEQEQEQASASMFHIIEDTSPEDPTIDEAEETVPEEEQNETVLENEEPVSTGNSTPGEMSSPTDITCLTVQPNRVLCGEQETLYIIFTHKVDNQTTPEVEFSSXQQWSVKRCSTXKSEAFFFFHFYRNNLLVDMPVGMVSLTMHTDQSCVSLSPVTYYTHMGEVSRCLENAADPVNFLCQAFNLTSNAAESLDDLLTDSFKSRMAENNLQLFGIRQIENENMSTYQRSEELPTLLHFAAKYGLKKLTDALLQCPGALQAYSVMNKDGDYPNTLAEKSGYPELREYIDEVVLSPETANVVETPLEDTIDAGDTIEIYEAMSTSQDMIIKYSDCSEDIYESMLEIDPDCAEDLYEEMNALDENREEVMLRKFFQAKPRESQVPPPAQWKSDEEEEVEHENFNEIEEEEDPYNLCPEDIYDTVDENNTYKPSILNRPPAPIPRPDHKTEPERPMTYISRVFSDKGEPESKRLGSEYLAARPAMEAPTPAHDPYAGMKTPGQRQLISLQERVKVGEITVDEAVQEFKAWQFDHESRAHSIRFQQDNLKKLRDSITRRHKERDKTGKELGCEISAPMQRNLYWGSTMTLECAVYESAPRVAALPPPPVQMIQRGGWKTGSTSSTSSTESNRLSTHSNFSLSSGTEPDFEDSLENPPPPPRPPPRPSDGGPNIPPPRIPPRIPERVPEMVHERYISCPTRALPQRPSYRQTDSAPPLPRRIR